The following proteins are encoded in a genomic region of Dyadobacter sp. UC 10:
- a CDS encoding phospho-sugar mutase, translated as MTAILEPNVMAKVNSWLNGDYDIDTKQSIQQLIDEGNDTELTDAFYKDLEFGTGGLRGLIGIGSNRMNRYTVGTATQGLANYLNKAFSGEEIKVAIAYDSRIKSDEFAKIIADIFSANGISVYLFEALRPTPELSFAIRLLGCKSGVVVTASHNPKEYNGYKAYWDDGSQVVAPHDTNIIGEVNAIQSIDDVKFDGDASKITKIGAEVDEKYVDHILSLSISKDALARQKDLKIVYTPLHGTGVTLVPSLLAKMGFEAVTVIEEQAEPKGNGQFPTVVYPNPEETEAMSKAVEKAKEIDADLVLGTDPDADRVGIAVKNHHGEIQLLNGNQTASVLIYYLLNAWKDAGKLTGTQFVCKTIVTTDLIDKMADAYDVKCYNTLTGFKYIAQVIREKEGQEQFIGGGEESYGYLIGDAVRDKDAIASCAMIAELTAYAKDKGLSLFDMLMEIYKQFGFYYEGLISLTKKGKTGADEIQQMMADFRANPPKTIAGSPVVRMDDYKALSTVDFKSGTTHSIPSGEMGIEPSNVLQFFTEDGTKFTCRPSGTEPKIKFYVGVRAALEKNEDFDSVYASLQQKVKAIGEELNLK; from the coding sequence ATGACTGCAATTCTCGAACCGAATGTAATGGCCAAAGTCAACAGCTGGCTAAACGGTGATTATGATATTGATACGAAGCAATCTATACAGCAACTGATTGATGAAGGAAATGATACCGAGCTGACGGATGCTTTCTATAAAGACCTTGAATTCGGAACGGGTGGTTTGCGCGGCCTGATCGGCATCGGTTCCAATAGAATGAACCGTTATACTGTTGGTACGGCAACACAGGGACTTGCCAATTATTTAAACAAAGCGTTTTCGGGCGAAGAAATAAAAGTGGCCATCGCATACGACAGCCGCATTAAGTCTGATGAATTTGCAAAGATCATCGCTGACATCTTTTCTGCGAACGGGATTAGCGTATATCTTTTTGAAGCATTGCGCCCAACTCCGGAGCTTTCATTCGCGATCCGTTTGCTTGGTTGCAAAAGCGGCGTTGTGGTAACTGCTTCTCACAATCCCAAAGAATACAATGGCTACAAAGCATACTGGGACGATGGTTCTCAGGTAGTGGCTCCGCATGATACCAATATCATTGGCGAGGTTAACGCGATCCAGTCTATTGATGATGTGAAATTTGATGGGGATGCTTCGAAAATCACAAAGATCGGTGCCGAAGTCGATGAGAAATATGTAGATCATATTTTGTCTTTGTCTATTTCAAAAGATGCACTGGCGCGTCAGAAAGACCTTAAAATCGTTTACACGCCGCTGCATGGAACAGGTGTTACCCTGGTTCCCTCCCTGCTTGCCAAAATGGGTTTTGAGGCTGTAACGGTCATCGAAGAGCAGGCCGAGCCGAAGGGTAACGGACAATTCCCGACGGTTGTTTACCCGAATCCGGAGGAAACGGAAGCCATGTCCAAAGCCGTAGAGAAGGCGAAAGAAATCGACGCAGACCTGGTCCTGGGGACGGATCCCGATGCCGACAGGGTAGGTATTGCAGTTAAAAACCACCATGGCGAAATTCAGCTTTTAAATGGGAACCAGACAGCCAGTGTGCTGATTTATTACCTGTTGAATGCATGGAAAGATGCAGGTAAATTGACCGGTACCCAGTTCGTATGCAAAACGATCGTAACGACCGATCTGATCGACAAAATGGCGGACGCATACGATGTTAAATGTTATAACACGCTGACGGGCTTTAAATATATCGCTCAGGTAATCAGGGAGAAAGAAGGCCAGGAGCAGTTCATTGGCGGTGGCGAAGAAAGCTACGGTTACCTCATCGGTGACGCGGTTCGTGATAAGGATGCGATCGCTTCGTGCGCTATGATCGCCGAATTAACAGCATATGCGAAGGACAAAGGTCTCAGCCTTTTTGATATGTTGATGGAAATCTACAAGCAGTTTGGTTTCTATTATGAAGGCTTGATTTCCCTGACTAAAAAAGGAAAAACAGGAGCTGACGAAATTCAGCAGATGATGGCGGATTTCCGTGCGAATCCTCCCAAAACCATCGCGGGATCACCGGTGGTCAGGATGGATGATTACAAAGCATTAAGTACGGTAGATTTTAAAAGCGGTACGACGCATTCTATTCCTTCGGGCGAAATGGGTATAGAGCCTTCGAATGTGCTGCAGTTTTTCACCGAGGACGGTACCAAATTTACCTGCCGCCCGTCAGGTACAGAGCCGAAGATCAAATTCTACGTCGGTGTCCGGGCTGCTTTGGAGAAAAACGAGGATTTTGACAGTGTGTATGCTTCATTGCAGCAAAAAGTAAAAGCGATAGGCGAGGAGCTGAATTTGAAATAG
- a CDS encoding NifU family protein yields MDSKEKTIELIEQALETVRPYLHADGGDVKLVELTDDNVVKLELQGSCQSCPMSAMTFRAGLEESIRKAVPHVSKVVAVNVPALA; encoded by the coding sequence ATGGATTCCAAAGAAAAAACAATAGAATTGATCGAGCAGGCACTGGAAACGGTGCGGCCGTATTTGCATGCTGACGGTGGTGATGTGAAGCTGGTGGAATTGACTGATGATAACGTTGTCAAGCTGGAATTACAGGGATCCTGCCAAAGCTGCCCAATGAGCGCTATGACGTTCCGTGCTGGTCTGGAAGAGTCGATTCGCAAAGCAGTTCCTCACGTTAGTAAAGTGGTTGCAGTGAACGTACCGGCACTGGCTTAG
- a CDS encoding D-alanine--D-alanine ligase family protein: MRIGIFFGGPSREREISFAGGKTAFEYLDKSLFEPVPVFVDSFGRFILLEKQLMYSGEIREFYPPKSIQKPGFKTYIESYPELAGKAVGEDIGVMITPDQFKNHFEFAFLAMHGPDCEDGAIQGLLEWYKIPYSGPGLMGSAVGIDKILQNDMIALVNGQEKKSWTLTYKNWVPEEYSLLFQVLKKHLGLPLVIKAPHQGSSIGVAIVKEDSLDEFVAAVNQCFFRIELEADTWKSFFDADKQAWGQKVANLDEGIGFPVVLAGETIYHPAELIRELDSYFAGGRTLAVLSSSNAEDQVLVEEFVNGQEFSCGCIQFDDGKPLALPPSEVIKMVQVFDFNAKYKPGASRKRIPVDTSLEKNQEIQKVIAEVFEQLGINVCVRIDGFLTPEGRIVLHDPNTIPGMSPTSFIFKQMAEIGLNVTHALTYLVRQSIRERIRTGKNTWALRALLAELDERISVNNAQPKPVEYIVFGATDEEYVNARLRYGRLNAEGKVQPTPVLKASDGQVYRLPNPLMFKEYVADVEVLLRAERHPLLTETSQKADSLTRFYAGNVSFEITAYPDLAALQLAV, translated from the coding sequence ATGCGCATCGGAATATTTTTTGGAGGCCCTTCACGTGAAAGAGAAATATCATTTGCAGGCGGAAAAACGGCATTTGAGTATCTGGATAAATCACTTTTTGAACCGGTACCTGTATTTGTCGACAGTTTTGGACGGTTTATTCTTTTGGAAAAACAATTGATGTATTCCGGTGAGATAAGGGAATTTTACCCCCCTAAAAGCATTCAGAAACCAGGCTTTAAAACGTACATTGAATCCTATCCCGAACTGGCTGGTAAAGCGGTTGGTGAAGATATCGGCGTAATGATCACGCCCGATCAGTTCAAAAACCATTTCGAATTCGCATTCCTGGCCATGCACGGTCCTGATTGTGAGGATGGCGCAATTCAGGGTTTGCTGGAATGGTACAAAATTCCTTACAGCGGCCCGGGCCTGATGGGCTCTGCGGTGGGGATTGATAAGATCTTACAAAACGACATGATCGCCCTGGTGAACGGGCAGGAAAAGAAAAGCTGGACGCTGACGTACAAAAACTGGGTTCCGGAAGAATATTCGCTTCTTTTTCAAGTGCTTAAAAAGCACCTAGGCCTGCCGCTGGTGATCAAAGCGCCGCATCAGGGTTCTTCGATCGGCGTTGCCATCGTTAAAGAAGATTCGCTCGACGAATTTGTCGCAGCTGTGAACCAATGCTTTTTCAGGATCGAACTGGAAGCTGATACCTGGAAATCATTTTTTGATGCTGATAAACAGGCCTGGGGGCAGAAAGTCGCCAATCTGGACGAGGGGATTGGCTTTCCGGTCGTGCTGGCTGGTGAAACCATTTATCATCCAGCCGAACTGATCCGCGAACTGGACTCCTACTTTGCCGGGGGGCGTACCTTGGCGGTTTTGAGCAGCTCGAATGCAGAAGATCAGGTGCTGGTGGAGGAATTCGTAAACGGCCAGGAGTTTTCGTGCGGCTGTATTCAGTTTGACGACGGGAAACCACTTGCATTACCGCCGAGTGAGGTGATCAAAATGGTGCAGGTTTTCGATTTCAATGCAAAATATAAACCCGGCGCCAGCCGCAAGCGCATTCCTGTGGACACTTCTCTTGAAAAAAATCAGGAGATACAAAAAGTGATTGCCGAGGTTTTCGAGCAGCTGGGAATTAATGTGTGCGTACGAATCGACGGATTTTTGACGCCGGAAGGTCGCATTGTCCTGCATGACCCGAACACGATTCCGGGTATGTCGCCTACTTCATTTATATTCAAACAAATGGCGGAAATCGGTCTTAACGTGACGCATGCGCTCACTTATCTGGTCCGTCAGTCCATTCGCGAGCGCATTCGCACCGGAAAAAACACCTGGGCGTTGAGAGCATTGCTGGCAGAGCTGGACGAAAGAATTTCGGTAAACAACGCTCAGCCGAAGCCAGTTGAATACATTGTTTTCGGCGCAACGGACGAAGAATATGTCAATGCGCGTCTCCGATATGGCCGTTTGAATGCAGAAGGCAAAGTCCAGCCAACACCAGTTTTGAAAGCCAGTGACGGGCAGGTTTATAGATTGCCTAATCCGCTGATGTTCAAGGAGTACGTGGCTGATGTGGAAGTGTTACTTCGTGCTGAAAGGCACCCGTTGCTGACAGAAACGTCACAGAAAGCAGATTCGCTCACCAGATTTTACGCTGGCAATGTTTCTTTTGAAATAACAGCTTATCCCGACCTGGCGGCCTTACAGCTGGCCGTATAG
- a CDS encoding BlaI/MecI/CopY family transcriptional regulator: protein MEFQKLTNKEEQVMQVLWNLENAYVKDMLPLFTEPKLHYNTLSTIIRNLEEKGYVSHRQFGNTYEYFPVVKKDDYQNHFVLNKVVGSYFNDSYKDLVAYFAKNEKVTPDDLREIIRMIEEGD, encoded by the coding sequence ATGGAATTTCAAAAGTTGACTAACAAAGAAGAACAGGTAATGCAGGTGCTTTGGAACCTGGAAAATGCATATGTGAAGGATATGCTTCCATTGTTTACAGAACCAAAACTGCATTACAACACCCTTTCGACCATTATCCGGAACCTGGAAGAAAAGGGGTACGTGAGTCATCGGCAGTTTGGGAATACCTACGAATATTTCCCGGTGGTGAAAAAGGACGATTATCAAAACCATTTCGTGCTGAACAAAGTGGTAGGCAGCTATTTTAATGATTCGTACAAAGATCTGGTCGCCTATTTTGCTAAAAATGAGAAAGTAACTCCCGACGATCTCCGGGAGATTATCAGGATGATCGAGGAAGGAGATTAA
- a CDS encoding Txe/YoeB family addiction module toxin: MSRKLSFSAKAYEDLQYWKKTGNSSIQKKIEEILRSIIETPFQGIGKPEALKHELAGSWSRRINREHRVVYRVDDEFIKIESLKGHY, encoded by the coding sequence ATGAGCAGAAAGCTCAGTTTCTCCGCCAAAGCTTACGAAGATCTTCAATACTGGAAAAAAACAGGCAACTCGAGTATTCAGAAAAAAATTGAAGAAATACTCAGATCGATAATCGAAACGCCATTTCAGGGCATAGGAAAACCGGAAGCTCTAAAACACGAGCTCGCAGGATCCTGGTCGAGAAGAATAAATCGTGAACACCGGGTAGTATATCGGGTAGACGACGAATTCATTAAAATTGAATCATTAAAAGGGCATTATTAA
- a CDS encoding M56 family metallopeptidase — protein MLFPYLLKVSLLLAVLTLGYRWMVQFETFSKLNRALLWLNVMAAWTLPLIPMPDWGPVKVQTEFHQSIPKIAKVIPTVAQQIIPDNGSLAMKSSKWEGLGLADWLLLAYLAGVTILAVRFLYQVGKLIYVLAKSDFEESNNRVYLVRNRKIKSPYSFFHWILVNPENHTPQEMRHILAHETEHALQWHSIDLLLSEIQRILLWFNPFAWYHQKLVQANLEYLADGAVLEGGIEKKQYQYSLLTAVLQDKELPLTTSFAQSLLKNRIKMMNKKPSHYLAWVKYVLLIAILYLSSAFVAPYRHKLVVMAPKVVRTAVMKLMEDTVSKEQKQKLEVKPEKAILKATIIPVADSVSETPDRKRIKGVLIRNDTLYWGISALTTWEDVSEMRKAVNKFGGEIQINGIQYDPFQHFITSVSVRVASKSQGSSGSGSTDERRKTAENEFMPIQGYSGYIKKDGIGMGQWPPAPLSQELENDYQKALSQHKQNATAYFEHNLKATIGPNSGSGYSKEILEGKYAARFLERGGIGKSPEKTLKVTELYKDAELYLNTRPTTLAELNALPFEQFEKASIFEDNAGKKYMIVYAR, from the coding sequence ATGCTATTCCCTTACCTTTTGAAAGTCAGCTTGCTGCTGGCAGTGCTGACCCTGGGCTATCGCTGGATGGTGCAGTTTGAAACATTTTCCAAACTTAATCGTGCGCTGCTCTGGCTGAATGTGATGGCAGCCTGGACCCTTCCATTGATCCCGATGCCCGACTGGGGGCCAGTGAAGGTTCAAACGGAATTTCATCAGTCGATCCCAAAAATCGCGAAGGTTATCCCGACTGTTGCTCAGCAAATAATACCTGATAATGGTTCTCTGGCAATGAAAAGTAGCAAATGGGAAGGATTGGGTTTGGCAGACTGGCTGCTGCTCGCGTACCTGGCAGGAGTTACGATCCTGGCTGTCCGCTTTCTGTATCAGGTTGGAAAACTCATTTATGTGCTGGCAAAATCAGATTTCGAGGAGTCAAACAACAGGGTTTATTTAGTCAGGAACAGGAAAATCAAATCTCCCTACTCATTTTTCCACTGGATTTTAGTTAACCCCGAAAACCACACGCCGCAGGAAATGCGCCATATTCTTGCCCACGAAACGGAGCACGCTTTACAATGGCACAGCATTGATTTGCTGCTATCCGAAATCCAGCGCATTCTGCTGTGGTTCAATCCTTTCGCCTGGTATCATCAAAAGCTCGTGCAGGCAAACCTCGAATACCTTGCCGATGGGGCTGTGCTGGAAGGTGGAATTGAGAAAAAGCAATATCAATATAGTCTGCTTACAGCGGTATTACAGGATAAAGAGTTGCCGCTCACCACTTCTTTTGCTCAGTCATTACTTAAAAACCGCATCAAAATGATGAACAAAAAACCTTCGCACTATTTAGCCTGGGTTAAATATGTGCTATTAATCGCGATACTTTATCTATCCTCCGCATTTGTGGCACCTTATCGACATAAATTGGTAGTAATGGCGCCGAAAGTTGTAAGAACGGCGGTGATGAAGCTGATGGAAGACACAGTTTCCAAGGAGCAAAAACAAAAGTTGGAAGTGAAGCCGGAAAAAGCAATACTGAAAGCCACCATTATTCCTGTGGCAGACTCAGTTTCCGAGACTCCCGATCGAAAAAGAATAAAGGGAGTTTTGATCAGAAACGATACACTTTACTGGGGCATTTCTGCATTGACTACCTGGGAAGATGTTAGTGAAATGCGCAAAGCTGTTAACAAATTTGGAGGTGAAATCCAGATTAACGGAATACAGTATGACCCTTTCCAGCATTTCATCACTTCCGTAAGTGTGAGGGTAGCTTCTAAAAGTCAGGGATCGAGCGGCAGCGGATCCACGGACGAACGCCGCAAAACTGCGGAAAACGAATTTATGCCTATCCAGGGATATTCGGGTTATATTAAAAAGGATGGGATCGGCATGGGTCAATGGCCACCTGCGCCTTTAAGCCAGGAACTAGAAAATGACTACCAAAAGGCGCTTTCGCAGCATAAACAAAACGCAACAGCCTATTTTGAGCACAATTTAAAAGCAACGATCGGGCCAAATTCTGGCAGCGGTTACTCCAAAGAAATTTTGGAAGGCAAATATGCCGCCAGATTTTTGGAGAGAGGTGGTATAGGTAAATCTCCGGAGAAGACTCTAAAGGTCACAGAACTTTACAAGGATGCTGAACTCTACTTGAATACCAGGCCGACCACTCTGGCGGAACTCAACGCGTTGCCTTTCGAACAATTCGAGAAAGCTAGCATTTTTGAAGACAATGCAGGTAAAAAGTACATGATTGTGTATGCGCGATAA
- a CDS encoding Mrp/NBP35 family ATP-binding protein — translation MGEFTINKEKVLQALSTVEEPDLKKDLVTLGMIQDIEVGVNQVRFTVVLTTPACPLKELIRRSCENAIHEHLSPDVEVIIKLTANVTTARQTGPLIPGVKNVIAISSGKGGVGKSTVTANLAMALHRSGAKVGIIDADIFGPSIPVMFGVEHMQPTITPKDGKNYINPIRQFGIKLMSIGFLTPPDSAVVWRGPMASQALKQFFADTDWGDLDYLLIDLPPGTSDIHLTLVQTVPVTGAVVVTTPQKVALADATKGLSMFRQPQINVPILGIVENMAWFTPEELPDHQYFIFGKGGGQSLADKFDVPLIGQIPLVQGIREAGDEGRPAVMDTNPIVNDAFRDAAESLAQQVAIRNASKSKTQPVEIQV, via the coding sequence ATGGGCGAATTTACAATCAATAAAGAAAAAGTATTACAGGCACTCAGCACTGTGGAAGAGCCGGACCTGAAAAAGGATCTGGTGACGCTTGGGATGATTCAGGATATCGAGGTCGGAGTCAATCAGGTTCGTTTTACAGTTGTTTTGACAACCCCGGCCTGCCCACTCAAAGAATTGATCAGGAGAAGTTGTGAGAATGCGATTCACGAGCATTTAAGTCCTGATGTTGAAGTGATTATCAAACTTACAGCAAACGTTACCACAGCCAGGCAAACCGGCCCGTTGATTCCCGGAGTGAAGAACGTGATCGCGATTTCGTCCGGGAAAGGTGGGGTAGGGAAGTCAACTGTTACGGCTAATCTGGCGATGGCACTGCACCGTTCCGGTGCAAAGGTGGGTATTATCGATGCGGATATTTTTGGGCCGTCGATTCCGGTGATGTTTGGGGTCGAGCATATGCAGCCGACCATTACTCCGAAAGACGGTAAAAATTATATCAATCCGATACGTCAGTTTGGCATTAAACTAATGTCCATAGGATTTCTGACGCCGCCTGACAGTGCAGTTGTGTGGCGGGGGCCGATGGCAAGCCAGGCCTTGAAGCAGTTTTTTGCAGATACCGACTGGGGCGACCTGGATTACCTGCTGATTGACCTGCCGCCAGGTACCAGCGATATTCATCTTACCCTGGTGCAAACTGTGCCCGTGACCGGCGCGGTAGTTGTTACGACACCTCAAAAAGTGGCGCTGGCCGACGCAACAAAAGGGTTGTCCATGTTCCGGCAGCCACAAATCAATGTGCCGATCTTAGGTATTGTAGAAAATATGGCGTGGTTTACGCCGGAAGAACTTCCTGATCACCAGTATTTCATTTTTGGAAAGGGTGGAGGGCAGTCACTGGCAGATAAATTTGATGTGCCTTTAATTGGTCAGATCCCGCTTGTGCAGGGTATCAGAGAGGCGGGAGATGAAGGAAGACCGGCTGTAATGGATACGAACCCGATCGTAAATGACGCTTTCAGGGATGCCGCGGAGTCGCTTGCACAGCAGGTGGCGATCAGAAATGCGAGCAAAAGTAAGACCCAGCCTGTTGAGATCCAGGTGTGA
- a CDS encoding MGH1-like glycoside hydrolase domain-containing protein: MANGAEKVRLSLQKDNRGWKKWGPYLSERQWGTVREDYSGNGDAWNYITHEMALSKAYRWGEDGIGGFSDNKQHICLSFGFWNHKDKILKERIFGLTNRESNHGEDVKEMYYYLDSTPTHSYTKMLYKYPQQLFPYDKLRQENGRRGKQDPEYEIMDTGVFENDEYFDIFIEHAKADEEDILMKVTVFNRGKEDAPITVLPTIMFRNTWSWGYEAFNYKPIMNGISNRLIEVTHRKHGKYNLYLDNADELLFCENETNFKKLYGTANNTAYPKDGINDFIVSGGKTSTVNPNHIGTKASARFTRTVKAGSSETFRLRYVNHTISEPFGGFEDLFAKRIREADEFYDDLQRDVSDADLRSIQRQAYAGMLWSKQFYYYNVYEWLKGDPAQPGPNQGRKWGRNSGWKHLYAANIISMPDKWEYPWFAAWDLAFHCVPLARVDADFAKRQLEILLREYYMHPNGQIPAYEWNFSDVNPPVHGWATWKVYEIDREQNNGVGDIQFLEKIFHKLLLNFTWWVNQKDDTGNNIFSGGFLGLDNIGVFDRSTPMPFGGKLQQADATGWMAMYTLNMLRISVEIALVHPVYQDMASKFFEHFLHIAGAMESIGGKNSSISLWDEEDQFYYDVIHIPNGQSILLKVRSIVGLIPLFAVEILDPQNLDKLPIFKRRVEWVLANRPDLARLISRWFESGKGENRLLSILRGHRMKMILKRMLDESEFLSDYGVRALSKYHEENPYKFYINGEVLQVDYTPAEALTDIMGGNSNWRGPIWFPLNYLIFDSLMKFHAYYGEDFMVEYPTNSGNLVTIKEAAVAIACRLIDIFKKDTEGNRAVYGHDQKMQKDDNFNDHVLFYEYFHGDNGRGCGASHQTGWTGLVAELILKTAKETVRESETQEAEIIK, from the coding sequence ATGGCAAACGGTGCTGAAAAAGTAAGACTAAGCCTTCAAAAAGATAACCGGGGATGGAAAAAGTGGGGGCCTTATCTGTCTGAACGCCAGTGGGGTACCGTGCGGGAAGATTATAGTGGCAACGGTGACGCCTGGAACTATATCACCCATGAAATGGCACTCTCCAAAGCATATCGCTGGGGGGAGGATGGAATTGGCGGATTTTCTGATAACAAACAGCATATCTGCCTCTCCTTCGGATTCTGGAACCATAAGGATAAGATTTTAAAAGAAAGGATTTTCGGACTCACGAACCGGGAGTCTAACCATGGGGAGGATGTGAAGGAAATGTACTATTACCTCGATAGTACGCCTACGCATTCTTATACTAAAATGCTCTATAAATATCCGCAGCAGCTCTTTCCTTATGACAAACTGCGGCAGGAGAATGGCAGGAGAGGCAAGCAGGATCCGGAATATGAGATCATGGATACCGGCGTTTTTGAGAATGACGAATATTTTGACATTTTCATAGAACACGCCAAAGCCGACGAGGAGGATATCCTGATGAAAGTGACGGTTTTTAACCGCGGCAAAGAAGACGCGCCGATTACCGTGCTGCCGACGATCATGTTTCGCAATACCTGGTCGTGGGGATACGAAGCATTCAATTATAAGCCTATCATGAACGGGATTTCAAACCGTTTGATAGAGGTTACCCACCGCAAACACGGGAAATATAACCTTTACCTGGATAATGCGGATGAGCTGCTGTTTTGTGAAAATGAAACGAACTTCAAGAAGCTCTACGGTACAGCCAATAATACGGCGTATCCAAAGGATGGGATCAATGATTTTATAGTTTCAGGAGGTAAAACAAGCACGGTCAATCCAAATCATATAGGTACCAAAGCCTCAGCACGTTTTACGCGGACAGTGAAGGCTGGAAGTAGTGAAACATTTCGCCTGCGCTATGTAAACCATACCATTTCTGAGCCTTTCGGTGGGTTTGAAGATCTCTTTGCAAAGAGGATCAGGGAAGCGGATGAGTTTTATGATGACTTGCAAAGGGACGTTTCGGACGCAGATCTGCGCTCGATCCAGCGGCAGGCTTACGCGGGCATGCTCTGGAGCAAGCAATTTTACTATTACAATGTATATGAATGGCTGAAAGGCGATCCCGCGCAACCCGGGCCGAATCAGGGCCGGAAATGGGGCAGAAATTCCGGTTGGAAGCATTTGTATGCCGCCAATATTATTTCAATGCCCGATAAGTGGGAATATCCCTGGTTTGCTGCCTGGGACCTGGCTTTTCACTGTGTGCCGCTCGCAAGGGTAGATGCTGATTTCGCTAAAAGACAGCTCGAAATCCTACTCCGGGAATACTATATGCACCCCAATGGGCAGATCCCGGCTTACGAATGGAATTTCTCTGACGTAAATCCGCCGGTTCATGGCTGGGCTACCTGGAAAGTTTACGAGATCGACCGGGAGCAAAATAATGGCGTAGGTGACATTCAGTTTCTTGAAAAAATATTTCATAAACTGCTGCTGAACTTCACCTGGTGGGTTAACCAGAAGGACGATACCGGAAATAATATATTCAGCGGCGGATTTTTGGGGCTGGATAATATCGGTGTTTTCGACCGTTCTACGCCTATGCCTTTTGGCGGCAAACTGCAACAGGCCGATGCGACAGGCTGGATGGCGATGTATACGCTCAATATGCTTCGTATCTCTGTGGAAATTGCATTGGTACACCCTGTATATCAGGATATGGCGTCTAAATTCTTCGAGCATTTTCTGCACATTGCGGGTGCGATGGAGTCGATAGGAGGGAAAAATTCTTCCATCAGTCTTTGGGACGAAGAAGATCAGTTTTATTACGATGTGATCCATATTCCGAACGGTCAGAGTATTTTGCTGAAAGTAAGGTCGATAGTGGGTTTGATTCCGTTATTCGCAGTTGAAATCCTTGATCCTCAGAATCTTGACAAACTGCCGATATTTAAAAGGCGCGTTGAATGGGTATTGGCAAACCGACCTGATCTGGCGCGTCTGATTTCCCGGTGGTTTGAGTCGGGTAAAGGTGAAAATCGCCTGCTATCCATATTGCGCGGGCACAGGATGAAAATGATCCTGAAACGGATGCTTGATGAAAGCGAGTTCCTTTCAGATTATGGTGTGCGGGCGTTGTCCAAATACCATGAAGAGAATCCTTACAAATTCTATATCAATGGCGAGGTGCTGCAAGTGGATTATACCCCTGCGGAGGCTTTGACGGATATTATGGGCGGAAATTCAAACTGGCGCGGGCCGATCTGGTTTCCGTTAAATTACCTGATATTTGACTCGCTGATGAAATTCCATGCTTACTACGGGGAGGACTTCATGGTGGAATATCCGACCAATTCCGGCAACCTCGTTACGATCAAGGAAGCTGCGGTTGCTATTGCCTGTCGTCTTATTGATATATTCAAAAAGGACACGGAAGGTAATCGTGCGGTGTACGGGCATGATCAGAAGATGCAGAAAGATGATAATTTTAACGATCACGTGCTCTTCTACGAATATTTTCACGGCGACAATGGCCGCGGCTGCGGGGCAAGTCACCAGACGGGCTGGACAGGCCTTGTGGCTGAGCTGATCCTGAAAACGGCAAAAGAAACGGTCCGCGAGAGCGAAACGCAGGAAGCCGAGATCATTAAATAA
- a CDS encoding DUF2683 family protein: METLVFRPENKEQLEALKAFAKALKISFVSNPDGYDPKFVAKIQESRKQFENGDFKVVEIEDLWK, encoded by the coding sequence ATGGAAACACTGGTATTTCGACCTGAAAACAAGGAACAACTGGAAGCGCTGAAAGCTTTTGCCAAAGCGTTAAAAATATCATTTGTATCAAACCCTGATGGTTATGATCCAAAATTTGTTGCCAAAATCCAGGAAAGCAGAAAGCAGTTTGAAAACGGAGACTTTAAAGTCGTCGAGATCGAAGATCTCTGGAAATGA